A genomic region of Chryseobacterium sp. KACC 21268 contains the following coding sequences:
- a CDS encoding aldo/keto reductase, giving the protein MNKVKLGNQGLIIPNIGLGCMGMTGFGDADMYGKTDEKEAIATIHRSLELGGNFLDTADLYGPFANERLIAKAIEGNRDQYIIATKFGWEIDDNEQVTWKINGQKDYVKKSVERSLKNLKTDYIDLYYMHRLDKNVPVEETVGAMSDLVKEGKIGYIGLSEVSSETVKKAHAIHPITAVQSEYSLFERTVEEKGVIKTLNELGIGFVAYSPLGRGFLSGQIRSIDDLPENDFRRGIPRFQEQHFHKNIELVEAIENLAKEKEITSSQLALAWIISKGIVPIPGTKRRKYLEQNIEASKIVLSDADIQKLESIVPLGTDTGATYDEFGMGLLDY; this is encoded by the coding sequence ATGAATAAAGTAAAATTAGGAAATCAAGGATTAATCATTCCAAATATCGGATTGGGATGTATGGGAATGACCGGTTTTGGCGACGCCGATATGTACGGCAAAACCGATGAGAAAGAAGCGATTGCAACCATTCACCGCTCTTTGGAATTGGGTGGAAACTTCCTCGACACAGCCGATTTGTACGGCCCTTTTGCGAATGAACGATTGATTGCAAAAGCCATTGAAGGCAATCGTGACCAATACATTATCGCTACTAAATTCGGTTGGGAAATCGATGACAATGAGCAAGTGACTTGGAAAATCAACGGACAGAAAGATTATGTAAAAAAGTCGGTTGAGCGTTCGCTGAAAAACCTGAAAACGGATTACATCGACCTTTATTATATGCATCGTCTCGACAAAAATGTTCCTGTTGAAGAAACTGTTGGTGCGATGAGCGATTTAGTCAAGGAAGGAAAAATCGGTTACATTGGTTTGTCTGAAGTTTCTTCTGAAACGGTCAAAAAAGCGCACGCCATTCATCCAATCACAGCAGTTCAAAGTGAATATTCTCTTTTTGAAAGAACGGTTGAAGAAAAAGGCGTTATTAAAACTTTAAATGAACTGGGAATTGGTTTTGTGGCGTATTCTCCCTTGGGAAGAGGATTTTTATCCGGACAGATTCGTTCGATTGATGATTTGCCGGAAAACGATTTCAGAAGAGGAATTCCAAGATTTCAGGAACAGCATTTCCACAAAAATATTGAGCTGGTGGAAGCGATTGAAAATCTGGCGAAGGAAAAAGAAATTACTTCTTCTCAACTGGCTTTGGCGTGGATTATCAGCAAGGGAATTGTTCCGATTCCGGGGACGAAACGCAGAAAATATCTTGAGCAGAATATTGAAGCCAGTAAAATTGTCTTAAGTGACGCTGATATTCAAAAGCTGGAAAGTATTGTACCTTTGGGAACGGATACGGGAGCAACCTACGATGAATTTGGGATGGGACTTTTGGATTATTGA
- a CDS encoding helix-turn-helix transcriptional regulator yields the protein MSDSPMRIKTISQFHTLRGLPKPKHPLISVINFQDMALALESGKQSLIFDFYMISVKRDMNHKYRYGQQDYDFDEGVMFCMAPHQILSVIREEHGKNPSGWMMMIHPDFLWNTSLATAIKKYEFFDYSVNEALFLSEDEEIKIQQITENIKQEYQANIDKFSQNIIISQLETLLNYSERFYQRQFLTRHKAHHQFLEKLEVLLNDYFERDDFKEKGLPSVQFLSDELNMSPQYMRSLLKTLTGQTTQQIIHEKLIEKAKEKLSTTELSVSEIAYELGFEHSQSFNKLFKAKTDISPLEFRKLFN from the coding sequence ATGTCTGACTCGCCGATGAGAATAAAAACCATTTCCCAATTTCATACGTTGAGAGGATTACCAAAGCCGAAGCATCCGCTTATCAGTGTGATTAATTTTCAGGATATGGCACTCGCTTTGGAAAGCGGAAAGCAGAGTTTGATATTCGATTTTTATATGATTTCTGTCAAACGAGATATGAATCATAAATACAGATACGGCCAGCAGGATTATGACTTTGACGAAGGTGTGATGTTCTGTATGGCGCCGCATCAGATTCTGAGCGTCATCAGAGAAGAGCACGGCAAAAATCCTTCCGGATGGATGATGATGATTCATCCGGATTTTCTCTGGAATACGTCATTGGCAACTGCCATCAAAAAATATGAATTCTTTGATTATTCTGTGAATGAAGCCCTGTTTTTATCCGAAGATGAGGAAATAAAAATCCAGCAAATCACTGAAAATATTAAGCAGGAATACCAGGCGAATATTGATAAATTCAGTCAGAATATAATTATCTCTCAGCTGGAAACACTTCTGAATTATTCAGAAAGATTCTATCAAAGACAATTTTTAACCCGGCACAAAGCACATCATCAGTTCTTAGAAAAATTAGAGGTTTTGCTTAATGATTATTTTGAAAGAGATGATTTTAAAGAAAAGGGATTGCCTAGCGTTCAGTTTCTGTCAGACGAACTAAATATGTCGCCACAATATATGCGCAGTCTTCTTAAAACCTTGACCGGACAAACCACACAGCAGATTATCCACGAAAAACTCATTGAAAAAGCCAAAGAAAAACTCTCCACAACCGAACTTTCAGTAAGTGAAATTGCATATGAATTAGGCTTTGAACATTCGCAGTCTTTCAATAAACTGTTTAAAGCTAAAACGGATATTTCGCCTTTGGAGTTTCGTAAGTTGTTTAATTAA
- a CDS encoding SDR family oxidoreductase, producing MKVFVTGATGFVGTAVVQELLANGHQVLGLARSEESANKLIVAGAEVHRGDLNDFESLKSGAEVSDAVIHLGFVHDFTRFAEMCELDGKVIKTIGEALLGTEKPFLITSGTALFSKDGLTVETDRSVNPHPRIATENAADAVSAKGVKVAVIRLSPSVHGKGDVIGFVPTLIRIAKEKGKSAVINDGNNFWPAVHKLDAAKLYRLALEKPFESGTRYHAVAEPGIPFKDIAKFIAERLQVPVVSLKSDEATEHFGWFAHFAKLNNLTSSEETKSALGWEPQHPTLMDDLQSDIYFSEAQ from the coding sequence ATGAAAGTATTTGTTACAGGCGCTACAGGTTTTGTAGGAACAGCTGTAGTACAGGAATTATTAGCCAATGGCCATCAAGTTTTAGGATTGGCGCGTTCAGAGGAATCCGCAAACAAACTTATTGTGGCCGGCGCAGAAGTACACCGAGGAGATTTAAATGATTTTGAAAGTCTGAAATCCGGAGCTGAAGTTTCTGATGCCGTGATTCACTTAGGATTTGTTCACGATTTTACAAGATTTGCTGAAATGTGTGAATTGGATGGGAAAGTCATCAAAACCATCGGCGAAGCATTGTTGGGAACCGAAAAACCATTTCTCATTACTTCAGGGACGGCACTTTTTTCAAAAGACGGACTTACCGTAGAAACAGACCGTTCAGTAAATCCACATCCCAGAATTGCAACAGAAAATGCTGCCGATGCTGTATCCGCGAAAGGTGTGAAAGTGGCGGTTATAAGATTGTCGCCATCCGTTCACGGTAAAGGCGATGTCATTGGTTTTGTCCCTACATTGATTAGGATTGCAAAAGAAAAAGGCAAATCTGCTGTAATTAATGATGGTAATAATTTCTGGCCGGCCGTTCACAAATTAGATGCTGCAAAATTATACAGATTAGCTTTGGAAAAACCCTTTGAAAGCGGAACAAGATATCACGCCGTTGCAGAACCGGGAATTCCGTTTAAAGATATTGCCAAATTTATCGCAGAAAGATTGCAGGTTCCTGTTGTTTCTCTCAAAAGTGATGAAGCAACCGAACATTTTGGTTGGTTTGCGCATTTTGCTAAGCTTAATAATTTAACTTCAAGCGAAGAAACCAAATCAGCATTAGGTTGGGAACCTCAACATCCAACTCTGATGGATGATTTGCAAAGTGATATTTATTTCTCTGAAGCACAATAA